The following is a genomic window from Synechococcus sp. JA-2-3B'a(2-13).
TCGAACCCACGGTGACCTTGCAGTCACAACGCTTTTCGAGAGCGTCACAATCAACCACTCTGTCACCCTTCCAGTCAGCTGTGGGGCTTTACCATCTTAACGGCAAACCGAGTCTCCTGCTTCTTCCCAGCCTCAAAGCCAAGCTTGCTTCCCCCACGGGGTGCGGTTGATGGGAAAGTGCTCCGCACCGCTGGCGGGAACGCCCAGATGAGATCATAGGGATATGGCTGCTCTATCCATTCACCACTTTCGCCAGGCCAAACAGGCGGGTCAACCTTTGGTGGCCCTCACGGCTGCCGACTACGCCACCGCTCAGATTTTGGATCAGGCTGGGATCGACTTGATCCTGGTGGGCGACAGCTTGGCCATGACCCACTTGGGGTATACCAGCACCCTGCCCCTGACGCTGGAACAGATGCTCCATCACGCCCAGGCGGTGCGCCGCGGGGTAGAACGGGCCTTTTTGGTGGCCGACTTGCCCTTCTTGACTTATCAAGTCCACAAAGAACAAGCTCTCCTCTCAGCAGGGCGGTTGATGAAGGAGGCAGGAGTCAACGGGGTCAAGCTGGAGGGGGGCTACCCCGACATGGTGGAAACGGTGGCCTTTCTGGTGCAGCGGGGGATCCCGGTTTTGGGTCATATCGGCCTCACTCCGCAGGCCAAACATCAACTGGGAGGCTATCGCCAGCAGGGAAAAACCACTCCGGAGGCGGAGCGTCTGCGACAAGAGGCCCTCAGCCTGGAACAAGCAGGGGCATTTGCCCTGGTTCTGGAGCACATGCCGGCGGAATTGGCTGCCCAAATCTCGGCCCAAGTGGGGATCCCAACCCTGGGCATTGGAGCCGGGCCGGCCTGCGATGGGCAGATTTTGGTCACCCACGACCTGCTGGGGCTGAGCGAGCGGCTCCCCCCTTTTGCCAAGGCCTATACCAATTTGAGACAGGCGATCCGAGAAGCAGTGGAAGCTTTCGCCGACGATGTTCGCCAAAAAGTATTTCCCCCCCGCTGAAGGGATCCCTTACCCATTCAAAGCTTGGGCAGAGCATGACTCTAGTCAATAATAAGCTCAACTATACTGAAAATAATGTATAATATGTTCAGTACGGATTACTACCAGTTGATCTTTCTGTTTACTTTCGAGTCTGCCAACATGGTAGCCAAAGCAAAGCAGAAAATTGGTAGTAAGACGACACGGAAACTGCGCTTTGGGTATTCTACTCAAAGCTTTGCGGGATACCGCCATTCTGTTTGGACTCCGTCCCGCTAACGCGAATGGAAACAAACAGAATGCTATCGCTGCATAGTTGAACAGTGATGTTCAGCAGTGTTCAGCGTAAATGTATCAGGTGCTATGCCTACGGCACCTCATACTGCTACCTACTGCTAC
Proteins encoded in this region:
- the panB gene encoding 3-methyl-2-oxobutanoate hydroxymethyltransferase, giving the protein MAALSIHHFRQAKQAGQPLVALTAADYATAQILDQAGIDLILVGDSLAMTHLGYTSTLPLTLEQMLHHAQAVRRGVERAFLVADLPFLTYQVHKEQALLSAGRLMKEAGVNGVKLEGGYPDMVETVAFLVQRGIPVLGHIGLTPQAKHQLGGYRQQGKTTPEAERLRQEALSLEQAGAFALVLEHMPAELAAQISAQVGIPTLGIGAGPACDGQILVTHDLLGLSERLPPFAKAYTNLRQAIREAVEAFADDVRQKVFPPR